In a single window of the Pseudodesulfovibrio profundus genome:
- a CDS encoding dual CXXC motif small (seleno)protein: MFSNRKRSWKAQGMECEACGLDLTAYRGCQEVTLRCPQCGKEYDLNTFAQQMDDEFEEEMGFVPMDRI, translated from the coding sequence ATGTTCTCGAATAGAAAACGTTCCTGGAAAGCGCAAGGCATGGAATGCGAAGCGTGCGGTCTTGATTTGACTGCGTACAGAGGATGCCAGGAAGTCACCTTACGTTGTCCTCAGTGTGGCAAAGAGTATGATTTGAATACATTTGCCCAACAAATGGATGATGAGTTTGAGGAGGAAATGGGTTTTGTTCCAATGGACAGGATCTGA
- a CDS encoding lytic murein transglycosylase: MPNKWMMSLRRKWVLFQWTGSDLSLSMRTISAATVFSMAAFLFLAVCVAGAHAAENDWQPLVKRLVDDGFEQAYIESVFSDEEVVYSPEIMARKMNSLVEIKLSARKPSKARQPEVMDRYLNPILIAGAYAFYRDNRAILERVETDFGVPGEILTALMLVETKLGKQVGRHKGVLILASMALSSDFELVRPHVARKDLSPEMMDWLVKRTGEKADWGYRELKSLLTYALQSSRPVQTIPSSMYGAIGKCQFIPSSALHYGVDGTGDGVVDLFDTTDALYSMANYVKLHGWKEDLSYKEQLKVIYRYNHSESYAMTILAVSEKIRKTKEFFEN, from the coding sequence TTGCCCAACAAATGGATGATGAGTTTGAGGAGGAAATGGGTTTTGTTCCAATGGACAGGATCTGATCTCTCGCTCTCAATGCGTACAATAAGCGCGGCCACCGTTTTTTCGATGGCCGCGTTCCTTTTTCTTGCAGTTTGTGTGGCAGGGGCCCACGCCGCAGAGAATGATTGGCAGCCACTTGTTAAGCGTTTGGTGGATGACGGGTTTGAGCAGGCATATATCGAAAGTGTTTTTTCTGATGAGGAAGTCGTTTATTCGCCGGAAATAATGGCTCGCAAAATGAACTCCCTTGTTGAGATCAAGTTGTCAGCTCGAAAACCATCCAAAGCCCGTCAGCCGGAAGTGATGGATCGGTATCTAAATCCAATCCTTATTGCAGGGGCGTACGCTTTTTATCGTGACAATAGAGCCATTTTGGAACGTGTCGAAACGGATTTCGGTGTGCCAGGGGAAATTCTCACAGCATTGATGCTGGTCGAGACCAAGCTTGGCAAACAAGTCGGGCGTCACAAAGGCGTATTGATCTTGGCAAGTATGGCTCTTTCCAGTGACTTCGAGTTGGTTAGACCACATGTAGCCCGGAAGGATTTGTCTCCGGAAATGATGGATTGGCTTGTTAAGCGGACTGGTGAAAAAGCCGACTGGGGCTATCGTGAATTGAAATCGTTACTGACTTACGCACTCCAGAGTAGCAGGCCTGTGCAAACAATACCGAGTTCCATGTATGGTGCGATTGGCAAGTGTCAGTTTATTCCTTCAAGCGCACTTCATTATGGGGTGGATGGAACAGGGGATGGAGTGGTCGATCTGTTCGATACGACCGATGCCCTTTACAGTATGGCGAACTACGTGAAACTCCATGGCTGGAAAGAAGACCTCAGTTATAAAGAACAACTCAAGGTCATATATCGCTACAACCATTCGGAAAGTTACGCGATGACTATCCTTGCTGTTTCTGAAAAGATCAGAAAAACAAAAGAATTTTTTGAGAACTAA
- a CDS encoding glycosyltransferase family 4 protein — protein MKIFQVINVRWFNATSWYALTLSRLLADAGHEVTVLTQGNTDTERKAKELGLPTVAVDLNTSNPVRLASATRHIIQLLKKHRPEIVNCHRGEGFFLWALLKHFGYPYKLVRTRGDQRPPRGDGINRWLHAHVADAVVVTNRRMSDYFLNTMKTPSKQLWLIHGGVDTKRFAFNEKERARIRDEFQYADDEIVLGLLGRFDRVKGHRETIEAAALLRKKGLNIKLMLIGFESATKQKEIQNLIETNGVEDITSITGKRDDVEACISAIDIGVLSSLWSEAIARSALEIMAADRPLVSTTVGVMPDLVPESMQVPPGDFHALANTIANVIEDEKLRENVLAAQKVTMSQLTFEEFFKRSLSLYKSLVDGD, from the coding sequence ATGAAAATATTTCAAGTAATCAATGTTCGCTGGTTCAACGCCACCTCATGGTATGCGCTTACTTTGAGCCGCCTTCTTGCTGACGCTGGCCATGAAGTAACCGTACTGACCCAAGGCAACACAGACACCGAGAGAAAGGCTAAGGAACTCGGTCTGCCCACTGTTGCCGTGGATTTGAATACGTCCAATCCCGTCCGCCTCGCCAGTGCAACACGTCATATCATACAACTTCTCAAGAAGCACCGCCCGGAAATCGTCAATTGTCACCGGGGAGAAGGCTTTTTCCTCTGGGCTCTTCTGAAGCATTTCGGCTACCCGTACAAGCTTGTCCGTACACGTGGCGACCAGCGCCCCCCCCGAGGAGATGGTATTAACCGCTGGCTTCATGCCCATGTTGCCGATGCAGTGGTCGTCACCAACAGACGCATGTCTGACTATTTCCTGAACACCATGAAAACACCAAGCAAGCAGCTTTGGCTCATTCATGGCGGCGTAGACACCAAGCGGTTCGCATTCAACGAAAAAGAGCGCGCTCGCATTCGAGATGAGTTCCAATATGCTGATGACGAAATAGTCCTGGGTCTGCTTGGCCGTTTTGATAGAGTCAAAGGGCATCGGGAAACAATCGAGGCTGCCGCCCTTCTTCGCAAGAAAGGACTCAATATCAAGTTGATGCTCATTGGTTTTGAATCAGCCACGAAGCAGAAAGAGATTCAGAATCTGATAGAGACCAATGGCGTAGAAGATATCACCAGCATCACCGGCAAAAGGGACGACGTTGAAGCCTGCATTTCAGCCATCGATATCGGCGTTCTTTCTTCACTCTGGTCGGAAGCCATTGCCCGTTCAGCCCTGGAAATCATGGCTGCGGATCGACCACTGGTTTCTACAACAGTCGGTGTTATGCCAGACCTCGTTCCAGAATCAATGCAGGTGCCTCCAGGCGACTTTCACGCCCTTGCCAACACAATAGCCAATGTCATTGAAGACGAGAAACTGCGGGAAAATGTCTTGGCAGCGCAAAAAGTGACAATGTCGCAATTGACTTTTGAGGAATTCTTCAAACGCAGCCTGAGTTTGTATAAAAGCTTGGTCGACGGGGATTAG
- a CDS encoding glycosyltransferase family 2 protein — protein sequence MKDTLISIIMPTYNRESFLPKAIDSVLAQTYESWELIVVDDGSIDGTKELIASYDDSRIVYLYQKNQGVSAARNTGIAESRGEVLALLDSDDEWFPDKLETQLRYMSEKGFEICQTDEIWVRNGKRVNQPAKYAKLEGWFFEKSLNMCLISPSCTMFTRQVWEKIGPFDTGMLSCEDYDMWLRACLLYPVGLVPKPLTIKHGGRDDQLSNCIPCPDKYRIQALIKIVQCWDLDAEQKTVALAELENKARIYMQGCEKRGKTDEGEQVWNLFCSVKEGKKVPLNTLC from the coding sequence ATGAAAGATACGCTGATATCAATCATAATGCCTACTTATAATCGTGAATCATTTTTGCCCAAAGCCATTGATTCCGTATTGGCACAAACATACGAAAGTTGGGAACTGATCGTGGTTGATGATGGTTCGATCGATGGCACTAAAGAATTGATCGCCAGCTACGACGACAGCCGTATCGTCTACCTTTACCAAAAAAATCAAGGTGTTTCTGCTGCCAGAAATACCGGGATCGCAGAGAGTAGAGGGGAAGTTCTGGCGTTGCTTGATTCCGATGACGAGTGGTTCCCGGATAAACTTGAAACACAATTGCGCTACATGTCTGAAAAGGGTTTTGAAATCTGTCAGACTGATGAAATATGGGTTCGTAATGGCAAGCGTGTTAATCAGCCGGCAAAATACGCGAAGCTTGAAGGGTGGTTCTTTGAAAAATCCCTTAATATGTGTCTGATCAGTCCGTCATGTACCATGTTTACTCGTCAGGTCTGGGAAAAAATCGGGCCTTTTGATACCGGAATGCTGTCCTGCGAAGATTATGACATGTGGCTCAGAGCATGTTTGCTGTACCCTGTTGGACTCGTTCCGAAACCATTGACGATAAAACATGGGGGGCGAGATGATCAGTTGTCAAACTGCATTCCATGTCCAGACAAGTATAGAATTCAGGCATTAATCAAAATAGTTCAATGTTGGGATCTTGACGCTGAACAGAAAACGGTTGCTTTGGCGGAGCTCGAAAACAAAGCTAGGATATACATGCAAGGGTGCGAAAAAAGGGGTAAAACGGACGAAGGTGAACAGGTTTGGAACCTGTTTTGCAGTGTGAAAGAAGGGAAGAAAGTTCCACTTAATACTTTGTGTTAA
- a CDS encoding tetratricopeptide repeat protein: MPEISQSRLVASGFGVWIVWKEKLNKAVPNTLREYGALCIAEEANQALWFCNTSEIVRALARLQVWARVNPMPVMCQLIPMTFLVDYESQHAISISPELDRQDANFPHEFELLIHPKLKTEIESVAGLRTQVLGGVDGLAPVEWLFMHADQGMDYESSRRWYFVIKPLGNKADKEAILGWRDFSTEIVELLQRMGLKYISDVEEGFLFFPLDSFNLLRSFCTEILTLIKRVKDDPERMYWPIIMVAVGQKNLSFSVDLPKKIGLDWNRLAPDYPHVHFMEGLMLSEWFRMNEATYGTEALSLDSWCTIALRDGTERLDHGTIQVVLPSVLLGREGESCYYCGQFNHKAANCPSKSIQKPRPGVWSSLAKIDMKDFSKGFAEMDTAVSLDNYSESMSATLSSSEGLESLMAKAVFEINVPSQVRTMKIVWRSRSKEWADGLKQLAPQEGDYVWEAVDLLEQGELEEMEGLIREAQVKYPRSYQPHCLWGFWYMEKGDPTQAMFHWQEAERMSYTPMQQSYLAYLQGRLMEIEGNLKEAINTYKNVNTKAPTWIDPVYRQGVCMVKMGFTGQAMDLFMDLVDRDPHIFNRILVDPELDRGRVQLMSTLWERWAEADREVKSVRERVEALKKDIASRFDANHSFYEPAIEELDRLAKLGQTNNYVAYRMFMRGADRFKSNLDSEIKRETKRIDSELEYQSDVVRNIQKEAAWFPFPRLLLDFNKDFNFCVDKINWIKTQHLSNAETFRRATMLLEEIEERIAQLQKRLVTLRIIRDSTLFVLMLGRNFIWLELIGLGLALVAIPATLYFTQDVQGNWILDSIRQQQWEVTKGLVIILSIVCLAVAAIKSAFSFDKRKRELFEQLDDELRKAAPRRY, encoded by the coding sequence TTGCCAGAGATTAGCCAGTCCCGGTTGGTTGCATCGGGATTTGGTGTTTGGATTGTCTGGAAGGAAAAGCTCAACAAGGCGGTTCCCAACACACTGCGGGAATATGGTGCGTTGTGCATTGCAGAGGAAGCGAATCAGGCGCTTTGGTTTTGCAATACCTCCGAGATAGTTCGAGCTTTGGCGCGACTTCAGGTTTGGGCGAGAGTCAACCCTATGCCTGTCATGTGTCAGCTCATACCGATGACATTCCTTGTCGACTATGAAAGTCAGCACGCCATTTCCATTTCTCCAGAGCTGGACAGACAGGACGCCAATTTTCCACATGAATTTGAATTGCTGATTCATCCCAAACTGAAGACAGAAATTGAATCCGTAGCTGGCTTGCGTACACAGGTGCTCGGTGGAGTCGATGGGTTGGCTCCGGTCGAATGGCTCTTCATGCATGCGGACCAGGGGATGGACTACGAGTCCAGTCGCAGGTGGTATTTTGTCATCAAGCCGCTAGGAAACAAGGCTGACAAGGAAGCCATTTTGGGGTGGCGAGATTTTTCCACGGAAATTGTGGAACTGCTGCAACGAATGGGGCTCAAGTACATATCCGATGTAGAGGAAGGGTTCTTATTCTTCCCACTGGATTCATTTAATTTATTGCGCTCTTTCTGCACCGAGATTCTAACACTCATAAAACGAGTGAAAGATGATCCCGAACGCATGTACTGGCCCATTATCATGGTGGCTGTCGGCCAGAAGAATCTTTCATTTTCCGTCGATCTTCCAAAAAAGATTGGCTTGGATTGGAATCGGCTGGCCCCCGACTATCCGCATGTCCATTTCATGGAAGGACTCATGCTTTCTGAGTGGTTTCGCATGAATGAGGCCACGTATGGGACTGAGGCCCTTTCTCTCGATTCGTGGTGCACCATAGCGCTGCGGGATGGGACAGAGAGGCTGGACCATGGCACTATTCAGGTTGTTTTGCCGAGTGTGCTGCTGGGGCGTGAAGGAGAGAGTTGTTACTACTGCGGACAATTCAATCATAAGGCAGCGAACTGTCCGTCAAAGAGTATTCAGAAACCTCGGCCCGGTGTTTGGAGTTCTTTGGCAAAAATAGACATGAAAGATTTTTCCAAGGGATTTGCGGAAATGGATACAGCGGTCTCTTTGGATAATTATTCTGAGTCCATGTCTGCGACTTTGTCTTCTTCGGAGGGATTGGAGTCCCTAATGGCCAAGGCGGTTTTCGAGATCAACGTGCCGTCCCAGGTTCGTACGATGAAGATCGTTTGGCGAAGTCGAAGCAAGGAGTGGGCTGACGGACTTAAGCAGTTGGCCCCTCAGGAAGGGGACTATGTGTGGGAGGCCGTAGACCTCTTGGAGCAGGGCGAACTGGAGGAAATGGAAGGCCTCATTCGGGAGGCACAGGTCAAGTATCCCAGAAGCTATCAGCCTCATTGTTTGTGGGGCTTCTGGTATATGGAGAAGGGTGATCCTACTCAGGCCATGTTCCATTGGCAGGAAGCCGAACGGATGAGCTACACGCCGATGCAGCAGTCCTATTTGGCCTATCTTCAAGGACGTCTTATGGAGATTGAAGGGAATCTCAAGGAAGCAATCAACACCTATAAGAATGTCAACACCAAAGCTCCCACCTGGATCGATCCAGTTTATCGCCAGGGTGTGTGTATGGTGAAGATGGGCTTTACTGGTCAGGCCATGGATCTTTTCATGGACCTTGTTGATCGTGATCCTCACATCTTCAATAGAATTCTGGTGGATCCTGAGCTTGATCGTGGCCGAGTGCAATTAATGAGCACTCTTTGGGAGCGATGGGCAGAAGCGGATAGAGAAGTGAAGAGTGTCCGTGAACGTGTCGAGGCATTGAAGAAGGATATAGCAAGTCGCTTTGACGCAAATCATTCATTTTATGAACCTGCAATCGAAGAACTGGATAGGCTGGCCAAACTTGGTCAAACCAACAACTATGTTGCCTATCGGATGTTCATGCGTGGAGCAGACCGCTTCAAAAGTAATCTGGACTCGGAAATCAAGCGGGAAACTAAACGAATAGACTCTGAACTCGAATACCAATCGGATGTCGTTCGAAACATTCAAAAGGAAGCGGCATGGTTTCCTTTTCCGCGGTTGTTGCTTGATTTCAACAAAGATTTCAATTTCTGCGTGGACAAGATCAACTGGATTAAAACGCAGCATCTTTCTAATGCAGAAACATTCAGGCGAGCCACCATGTTGCTTGAAGAGATTGAGGAGCGCATAGCGCAACTGCAAAAACGCCTGGTTACCTTGCGGATCATTCGTGACAGCACGTTATTCGTGCTTATGCTGGGGCGAAACTTTATTTGGCTGGAGCTCATTGGGTTGGGTCTGGCTCTGGTGGCTATCCCTGCAACGCTTTACTTTACTCAGGATGTGCAGGGGAACTGGATACTAGACTCCATTCGTCAGCAACAGTGGGAAGTTACTAAAGGGCTGGTCATTATCCTCAGTATCGTCTGTCTGGCTGTGGCCGCAATCAAAAGCGCTTTTTCCTTTGATAAAAGGAAGCGTGAACTGTTTGAGCAGCTTGATGATGAGCTACGAAAGGCTGCCCCTCGTCGCTATTGA
- the gpmA gene encoding 2,3-diphosphoglycerate-dependent phosphoglycerate mutase yields MHKLVLIRHGQSEWNLSNRFTGWTDVDLTAQGVNEAIAGAKLLLEEGFTFDLAYTSYLKRAVRTLWLVQEEMDLFWIPVFKTWRLNERHYGALQGLNKTETAAKYGDDQVFVWRRSFDTPPPALEQDDERHPANEPRYASLSSEELPVCESLKMTIDRTMPYWFQTMEPAIRSGKRVLIVAHGNSLRGLVKYLDGMNDEDITKLNIPTGLPLVYDLDADLKAIRRYYLGDQEAAAKAAEAVANQAKGG; encoded by the coding sequence ATGCATAAACTCGTGTTGATTCGTCATGGTCAGAGTGAATGGAACCTGTCTAACAGGTTTACCGGCTGGACTGACGTTGATCTGACCGCGCAGGGAGTGAATGAGGCTATAGCAGGGGCCAAGCTTCTCCTTGAGGAAGGTTTTACCTTTGATCTCGCCTATACATCCTATTTGAAAAGGGCTGTTCGTACATTGTGGCTGGTTCAGGAAGAAATGGACCTGTTCTGGATTCCCGTGTTCAAAACATGGCGCTTGAATGAGCGACACTATGGTGCCTTGCAAGGCTTGAACAAGACTGAAACCGCTGCAAAGTATGGAGATGATCAAGTCTTTGTCTGGCGTCGCAGCTTCGATACGCCTCCTCCGGCGTTGGAGCAGGACGATGAGAGACATCCGGCCAATGAACCTCGATATGCCTCGCTCTCATCAGAAGAGTTGCCTGTGTGTGAATCGTTGAAAATGACGATTGACCGGACCATGCCATACTGGTTCCAGACGATGGAGCCTGCCATCCGTTCTGGTAAACGTGTTTTGATTGTTGCGCACGGCAACTCGCTAAGAGGGTTGGTTAAATACCTGGATGGAATGAATGACGAGGATATCACCAAACTCAACATCCCCACTGGGTTGCCATTGGTGTATGATCTCGACGCTGACCTGAAGGCTATTCGCCGGTACTATCTTGGCGACCAGGAGGCCGCAGCCAAGGCCGCGGAAGCTGTTGCCAATCAAGCCAAGGGTGGGTAA
- the mutY gene encoding A/G-specific adenine glycosylase: MDRTFTEHLLQWYDANRRDLPWRSNPEPYGVWISEIMAQQTQMERVVAYWRRWMERYPDLGSLAAASEEEVLKVWEGLGYYSRAKNIRKAAELILTDHAGVFPDEIKQIQALPGIGAYTAGAIASIAFNKVAPAVDANVLRVFARLLDIAEPVKAAKVKQEVEQAVLPLIPEKRPGDFNQALMEFGAMICSKRPDCDQCPMSQHCAAFANGTTGERPVLPRKRKAIHIEMATGVLVYNDKVLIQKRKPDDVWPGLWEFPGGCVEKGETPREALVREYMEEVELEIYPAEKITVVSYSYTKYRVTMHCYLCHSANNGQLKPVFNEAVTGQFVSPESLSSYAFPAGHRRLIECMLDEAWFDNLK; encoded by the coding sequence ATGGACCGAACATTCACAGAACATTTATTGCAGTGGTATGATGCGAATCGCCGGGATCTCCCATGGCGTAGCAATCCTGAGCCTTACGGTGTCTGGATATCCGAAATTATGGCCCAGCAAACCCAGATGGAGCGTGTGGTTGCCTATTGGCGGCGCTGGATGGAGCGATACCCCGATCTGGGATCGTTGGCAGCGGCTTCTGAAGAAGAGGTTCTTAAGGTTTGGGAAGGGCTAGGATACTATAGCCGGGCCAAAAATATCCGTAAAGCTGCTGAGTTGATTCTTACGGATCATGCTGGTGTTTTTCCTGATGAAATCAAACAGATTCAGGCGTTGCCGGGTATTGGTGCATACACAGCCGGAGCTATAGCCAGTATTGCATTCAACAAGGTCGCACCAGCCGTGGATGCCAATGTGTTGCGCGTCTTTGCGCGCTTGCTGGATATTGCAGAGCCGGTCAAGGCGGCTAAGGTTAAGCAAGAAGTCGAGCAGGCTGTGTTACCTCTGATTCCTGAGAAACGTCCCGGTGATTTCAATCAGGCCCTGATGGAGTTCGGCGCGATGATTTGCTCTAAACGACCTGACTGTGATCAGTGTCCGATGAGTCAGCATTGCGCAGCTTTTGCCAATGGAACAACTGGTGAACGTCCTGTTCTCCCCCGGAAGCGTAAGGCCATTCATATCGAAATGGCGACCGGTGTACTGGTGTATAATGATAAGGTATTGATTCAAAAGCGAAAGCCAGATGATGTCTGGCCGGGCTTGTGGGAATTCCCTGGCGGATGTGTTGAAAAAGGCGAAACCCCTCGGGAGGCTCTGGTCAGGGAGTATATGGAAGAGGTTGAGCTGGAAATTTATCCAGCAGAAAAAATAACTGTCGTATCCTACTCCTATACAAAGTATCGAGTCACCATGCATTGTTATCTGTGCCATTCGGCCAATAACGGGCAGCTCAAACCTGTTTTTAACGAAGCGGTAACCGGGCAGTTCGTATCCCCTGAGTCCTTATCAAGTTATGCTTTCCCAGCCGGCCACAGGCGTCTTATCGAATGCATGCTCGATGAAGCATGGTTCGACAACTTGAAGTAA